In the genome of uncultured Sphaerochaeta sp., the window GCTGACGTTCCGTTCCTTGCGGACAACCTGAACGAAGGACGCTTCTGGCGAGAACGCCTCCTTTGCAAGATCTCGGCATGGGACCATCATCTGAGCTTCCACTCCTACGGGGAAGGCCTTGCCGAACTGAAGGAGTGGAATGAGTTGCCGTTCTTCCACTCCCAGACCAAGCTGGTGCTGCGCGATGCAGGTCTCATAGACCCTGACAGCATCGAGGAGTATTTCGCAGTGGGCGGCTACCGCTCGTTCGCCTCGCTTGTGGGCGTGATGAGCCGGGAAGAAGTGCTTTCGGTCATCAAGGACTCCCATCTTCGGGGAAGAGGCGGGGCTGGGTTCCCCACCGGGCTGAAGTGGGAGTTGATGGCAAAAGAGGAAGCAGACCGCAAGTTCATCATCTGCAACGCCGATGAGGGCGACCCCGGGGCGTACATGAACCGCAACGAGATGGAAAGCGATCCACACATGGTCATAGAGGGAATGCTCATCGGTGCCTACGCAACCGGTGCCAAGGAAGGCATCATCTACGTGAGGGCCGAATACCCCTTGGCCGTGCAAAGGCTCAAGAGAGCCATTGCCCAGGCATATGAGCACCATCTGTTGGGAGAGCACATCCTGGACAGTCATCTCTCGTTTGATCTTTCGGTGGTGGAAGGAGCCGGTGCCTTTGTTTGCGGGGAGGAGACTGCACTCATCGCTTCCTTGGAGGGCAAGGCTGGCCGCAGCACGGCAAAACCTCCCTTCCCCTCACAAAAAGGGTATCTGGGCTATCCTACTACGATAAACAACCTGGAAACCTGGTGCAACATTCCCCTGGTCATCGGCAAGGGGAGCAACTGGTTCCAGAGAATCGGAACCCCCAAGAGTCCGGGAACCAAGGTCTTCTCTCTGGTGGGGAAGGTCAAGCACACCGGCTTGGTGGAACTTGCTCTGGGTGAGAAGCTGACCACCCTCGTCTATGAGGCGGGAGGGGGATCGGTGCAGAGCACCAAGCGCATCAAGGCTGTACAGAGCGGAGGTCCCAGCGGCGGATGCATCCCCGCCTCACTCTTTGACACCCCCATCGACTATGAGAATCTTACAAAATTGGGTGCCATCATGGGATCGGGAGGCATGGTGGTCATGGACAATGACAACTGCATGGTTGACTCCGCCCGCTACTTCCTTGAGTTCACGACAAAGGAGTCCTGCGGAAAGTGCACACCCTGCAGGGAAGGACTCTCCCAAGCATTGCAGATTCTCAATCGCATCACCACCGGTGAAGGGCGGATGGAGGACCTTGCTCTTCTTTCGGAGCTGTGCACCCATATCAGCGACACCTCGCTCTGTGGGCTGGGACAATCGGCAATGAATCCGGTTGCCACCACCTTGCACTACTTTCAGAGCGAATACGAAGAGCACATCCTGCAGAAGCACTGTGAGGCGGGAACCTGTGAGGAAATAGTCAGCGAGCTCTGTTCGAACTCCTGCCCGTTGGGCATGAGAATTCCCACCTACATCGCGCTGCTGCGTGAGAACCGTCTGGTAGAGGCGTTCACCTCAACCTTGGAAGACAATCCGCTTCCCGGGACCTTGGGAAGGATCTGCCACTTCCACTGCCAGATGCGCTGTCGCAGGGAGAGCCTGGACAACCCCGTACACCAGGGCGAACTGCACCGCTATCTGGCCGACACCCTCTACAAGATGGGCCAGGAGCAGGATGTCTATCAGGATCTCCAGCGAAGGATACCCAAGCGGACAAACAAGAGAATCAGCATTGTCGGAAGTGGGCCTGCAGGACTCAGTGCCGCCTTCTACCTCTCCCGTCTTGGCCATGAGGTGATCATCTACGAGCAGGAGAAGGAGGCTGGGGGCGTGCTCCGCTACGGCATACCCGACTATCGCCTTCCAAAAGATATCCTGGATAAGGAGCTGGAACTCTTCGGGTTGCTGGGAGTCAAGTTTGCCTTCTCCACCAAGCTGGGGAGGGACGTTCGCCTGGAGGACCTGAGAAGCAGTTCAGATGCAGTCATTCTCGCACTCGGCTCCTATCATCATGCATCCCTGGAACTCCCTGGTTCGGAAGGAACAGGGGTGGTACAGGGGACCGACGTACTCAAGCATCTGGCACTGCATGAACCCGATACCATAGGAAAGCGGGTGGTCATCATCGGTGGGGGAAATGTTGCCATCGATGTCGCCCGCTCCCTGTGGAGATTGGACAAGGATGTGGTCATTGCCTACCGAAGGGAGGCGGATGAGATGCCCGCCAACCGCAGCGAGATTGAGGAAGCCCAGGCCGAAGGCCTCACGTTCCTCTTCAATGTCGCACCGACAGAAGTTATTCGGGATGCACAGCAGAACGTCATCGCCTTACGCTGTGAACACCTGCTTCCCGGAGTGTACGACCTCAGCGGAAGACGCAAGCGGGGAGGAACCTCCACCTTTGAGGACCTTGCTTGCGATACTATCGTCATTGCTGTCGGAGAACGTGTCGATGGAGATCTCTTGGCAAGTGAAGGACTTTCTGTCACCAAGGGTGGCCAGCTTGCAGCACAGAGACACTCCTACCTGACCTCCAAAGCCAATGTCTGGGCAATAGGGGATGTCATCACCGGACCCTCCACTGCGGCTGAAGCTATGGGGCATGGCAAGGAAGTTGCCAACAGCATTGACCGGTGCCTGATGGGACAAGAGCGCTTTGCATCACTCTTTTCCTCCTTCACCTACGACAAGAGTGTGGCCAAGACGCTGCATGAAGGCAAGGCGATACAGGCAGAGAAGCTTGAGTTGTCACAACGCAAACACTCTTTTGCCGAGGTGAACAAGGGCTATAGCGGACGCCAAGCGAGGATGGAAGCAGGCCGGTGCCTGCGCTGCGACATTCACCTGGAGGAGGTACTCAATGGACAGCAACCAAGTGCACATAACAATTGATGGGATTGAACTCTCAGTGGCTCAGGGAACGAAAATCCTTGAAGCCTGCGAACAGGTGGGTATCCACATCCCATCGCTGTGCTACCTCAAGGATGTCTCCTCCTATGGTTCTTGCGGGGTGTGTGTGGTGGAAGTGGAGGGAGCAAGGCGCTTGGTACGCTCCTGCATGCAGTCTGTGCAGAACAATATGGTGATCCACACGCATACGCCGCGCGTACTTGCTGCCCGCAAGACAAACGTGGAGTTGCTGCTGGCGAATCATGAGATGACCTGCACAACCTGTGAGAGAAATCTCAACTGCGAACTGCAGGAACTTGCCCAGCAGATGGGTATCAGGGAGCAGCGGTTTGTGAAAACAAGAAAGCAGACACTGCCTCTGGATCTCACCAGCCTGAGTCTGGTACGCAACCCCAATGCTTGCATCCTGTGCAATCGCTGTGTGGAAGTGTGCAAGACAATGCAAAGCGTCAGCGCAATCCAAATGACGAAGCGCGGGCTCTCCACAAAGGTTGCTACGTTTGCAGATCTTGGCCTGGGCAATTCGGTATGCACCAACTGTGGTCAGTGTTCGTTGGTCTGCCCCACCTCGGCCATCACCGAGCGCAGCAGTGAAACGGAAGTGTTTGCAGCCCTTGCCGATCCAGATCAAGTGGTGTTGGTCCAGACAGCCCCTGCGATCAGGGTAGGGCTGGGCGAGGCGATGGGCATGGAAGAGGGGGCTCTGGTGACCGGAAAGATGGTAAGTGCCCTTCGTGCCCTTGGCTTTGACCGTGTCTTCGACACCCAGTTCAGTGCCGACCTTACGATTATGGAAGAAGGGTATGAGCTGATCGACCGGATCCAGAAAGGGGGCGTCCTGCCCATGATCACCAGCTGCTCACCGGGGTGGATCAAGTTCATTGAGACCTTCTATCCCGAGCAGACCGACCACCTTTCCTCCTGCAAGTCACCCCAGCAGATGTTCGGTTCCATAGCCAAGACCTACTATGCAGAGAAGATGGGTATTGACCCACGCACGATCAAGGTAGTCTCCATCATGCCCTGCACCGCCAAGAAATTCGAGGCAGGCCGCAGTGAGATGGACAGCTCCCACACCTATTGGCAACACAAGGGGGTAGTGGGAGAGGACGAACACTTCTGTGATGTCGATTACGTACTGACCACGAGGGAGCTATCCAGGATGCTCAAGAGGGTAGGCATCAACTTTGCTTCGCTTGCAGAGAGTGATTTTGACGATCCTTTGGGAGAATCGACCGGGTCGGCCGTCATCTTCGGTGCTTCGGGCGGGGTCATGGAAGCGGCACTGAGAACAGCCTATGAGAAGCTGACAGGAACCAGTCTGGAGGATCTGGAGTTCTCCGCACTCCGCGAACGCAAGGGAATTCGGGAGGCAACCATCCAAATTGGTGATTTGGCTTGCAAGGTGGCGGTGACCAATACCTTGGGCAATGCTCGCGTGCTTTTGGACCAGATCAAGGAGGGAACGAGCGAGTATGCGTTCATTGAGGTGATGACCTGCCCCGACGGCTGCATCGGCGGTGGAGGGCAGAGCATTCCAAGCCATGCCGAGCAGCGGCAGAAACGGATCGAGAGCCTCTATCAGGAGGATAGGGGAAAGCCCCAGCGAAAGTCCCACGAGAATCCTTCCATCCTGGAACTATACGCCTCATTCCTCACCCAGCCGCTCTCAGAGAGAAGCCACCACCTCTTGCATACGCACTATACCAAGCGAAGCGCGTGGGACCATTAGGTTATCTTTGCTGACAGACAGGCTCGATTTTGTGCTATAGTACCGAACGGGAGGCAGCATGAAAATCCTTGCATGTTCTGATATCCATCTGGGACGCATTCCCCTGGTAGGGGAGGATGAGCAGCAAACCGGAAGCAGCAGTTGGGAGGCTGTGGTACAAAAAGCCATCCAGCTTGAGGTCGACGCGCTGGTTCTCTGTGGGGATGTGGTTGAGCAGGAACATGCTTGGCTCTCTGTCTATGAACCGCTTCTCAGTGGTCTGGATCAGTTGAAAGCAGCCGGCATCAAAGTCATCGCTGTTGGTGGCAACCATGACTACGATGTCTTCCCTCGCTTGGCTCAGGAGAGTGATGCAATTACGCTACTTGGGCTCGGGGGCACTTGGGAAAGGTGTGACTTGGGGCCTCTCAGAATCATCGGCTGGTCATTTCCTTCCTCTCATACCCGCACCAATCCGCTGAAGGAGTTCGATGCATCCCTGCTCGAGGGTGCACATCTTACCTTGGGCTTGCTGCATACCGATGCGGGGGTGCAAACCAGTGTGTATGCACCCACCCAATCAAGTGATTTCACTTCCAGTACGGTAGGGCTCTGGATGCTGGGACATATTCACAAGCCGGATAGGGTTGCAAACAGCAATGCGTACTACTGCGGCTCCCCGTTTGCCTTGGACAAGAGCGAAATGGGCAGGCACGGCGCTTGGCTTCTGAAGACAATTGCGGACAGTACCTGGGACGAGCCGCAGTGTATTACCCTCTGCCCCTATCGGTATGAGCGACTTTCTGTCGATATCAGCGGCTTGCGTGACCTGGAACAGGTCAGAAGCAAAGTCACCTCCTCTGCCCGTGACTATGTATCCACGCTGCAAGAACCTACAAACCTATACCTCACGCCGGTGTTTGTAGGCACGCTCTCTCCCTCAGTCGACCTTTCGCTCTTCTTTGGTTCCTTTGAGGAGCGGGAGATACTGTTGTTTGAGCAGCAGAGGAGCAAAGTATACTTAGTGAGCCAGTCTGTCGATGAAACTGAGCTGGAGGTTGATCTTGGTTCCTTGGCTCAGGGGCAGGGACCGGCAGCTTTGCTTGCCAGGATGCTTTTGGACGAGGATGAGATGGCTTCGCTTGCCCAAAAGTATCAGAGTCTCGATCGTGAGAGCTACAACAGTTCAGCGTTCGGCATCTTGGAACGAACGGTGTTGGACACGGATGACGCCATCCGGAAGAGCAGACAGGCAGGAAAAAAGTTGCTCAAAGCCATGTTGGTGCAAACCGAAGGGGGCTTTTGATGGGAAACGCATATCGGTTTGTCCGCATACACCTAGCCAAGGCTCCTGCCTTCACCAGCCAAGCCTTCCCCCCCATCGGGGATTTGGGTGAGCACCTGAATATTTTGCATGGGCCGAACGGGGTGGGGAAAACCACGCTGGTCAGAACCCTGAGGTCCCTGATCGCAAAAACGGAATTTCAGGCAGACTATGAGGCCGAAGCGCAGTTGCAGGATGGTGATGAGCTCTGGCAGCTCTCACTCTCCCAAGGCAAGCTGAAACAAAAGCGACTGAGCGATAATGCCGAACTTGCCCTCCCCGGCAACAATGAGGAGTTTGCCGACGCCTACTCGTTGGCGCTGCATGAACTGCTCAGCCAGCAAGAGGGCCTTGGCTCCTCCTTTTTGGAAGAGATCCAGAAACAGATGCAGGGTGGGGTGGACTTGGAAAAGGCCTCCATCCTGGCCAAAGCACTTCCCTCATTCTCCACTGCAGGACTCTCATTGGTCAAGCAAGTCAAAACGCTGCGGGACAAGGTGGATGAAAAGCAGAAGGAGATTGCCAGGCTCATTGAGCTTGAACAGGCTGGGGTAGGCAAGCAAGAAACGATCAAAACACTCGAGCAACAGCTGAAGGCCAAAGAGAAGGTACATCTGCTCTTGCAGTGCAAGCAGGCACAAGAAGAGTTGGCAGCGCTTTTACAGCAGAAGCAGTTGTTTGACGAACGCTTGGAGCTGGTCGATCCTCACAGCCTCAGGGATGCTGAGAGTCGGAAAGGGGAAGCAGAAAGTGCTGAGGATTCGCTGAAGAAGCTCCGTGATGAGCTTGCCTCCTGCGAATCTGAGCTCCTTGGCCTGGCGGTACCCCAAGTCTTGCTCGATGATGTGACGATGCCCGAACTTCTGGCAAACCAGCTTGCCTTGCTTGCCAAAGTCCAACAGAATCTTGAGCAAGCCAAGAAAGATGAGAGGGAAAAGCGATCAGAGCTCACCGATTGGGAAGAACAGTACTCCTGGTTGATCTCCCAAACCCCAGAGCCAAACACCCTCAAAGAGAAGCTTCAGACGCTTGGGCAATTGGCCAGGGAGGTGGAAAAACTTCGTTGCAGATTGGCGAGTGCACAACAGGTAGCTGGCGAATTGGGCGAAGAGGAGAACTTTGATGCGGAGCAGCTTGAAGCACTTCGGTCGTTGAAAAGCGAACTGATCCGACTGCTTGCAGCGTATGACCAAACCAAAGCCCAATCCTCAAGACAGCAAAGAATCGTGGTGCTGATGGCTTTGGCGATCAGCCTTGTGTCGCTTCTGCTTGCACTGTTCGTACATCCGCTCTTTGCCCTGGGTTCCACACTGGCACTCATCGCCCTTGCCGTGATGAAAAGCGGCCCGACAAAGGCCGGCCTGCAATCACCGCAACTTGATGCGCTTCTGCACAAGCTTGGCTATCCTTCAGGCAGTCCCCAGGACCTGCAGGCAATGACCGAACTTACCGCCACCGTGTTGCAGGATCTTGCAAACAGTGAGCGCATTGCCGAAAGCAATAGGATCAGAAAGCAAGCCGTCCGAACCAGGACTGAAGCTGAACAAGCGTATCAGGCATGGAAGGACGAATGGAAGGATGCGAGCAAGGCGCTCTATCTTTCCGATTCCCCCGCTTTGGAAGGTGCCCCCTTCTTCCCGGTAGCTGAACGTCTGAAGGAGTGGCATGCTGCCCTTGTTGCCCATCACTCCTCACGCTCCGTCCTCAAGGATGCAGAAGAGCAACGTGAAGTTGCTCTGCATACGCTGAAAGCTTTGTGTGCAACCGAAAAAGAAGCCAATGAAAGCTTGGTTGCGCATGCACAAACCTTGCTCAAGCAGATCGAAAAAAGCCATACGTTGCTGCGCACCAGGGAGAGTTTGCAATCGCGTATCGAAGAGCAGCGTGAGCAAACCGACAGGAAACAAGCCAGCTATCAGGCAATCTTTGAAAAGCTGGGTCTTGCATTCGATGACCTGGCTACCTTAAGGCAACTGGTCACCGCTCTGCCTGCCTATCAGGAGCTCAAGGACAAAGTGAAGCTGGTCCAGCTCCGAATGAAGACGTATGCACAGGATGTCCAAGCAGAGGCTGAAAGTCTGACGGTTGAGGCTATCCAAGCCCAATTGGAACGGTTCGAACCCATGCAGAAGGAGTTTGATGCGCTGAAAGCTGAGCTTGCTGGTGAGATGGCACTCATCAAGCAGGCGAAGCATGATGCCCAATTGGAACAGGCCGAACTCAGCTATGCCCTCAAGCGTTCGGAACTTGAAGAGCGCAGGGAAGAAGAAGTGCAATCTCGTATGGTGCATCTCCTGTTCTCCCAGGTGCGGACACAGACGGAACGCTCGTTCCGGCCCGAAGTGCTGAGGCGATCCAGTGATTGGCTGGCCCGCATCACCTCACAGCGCTATACCCTTTCGGTTGGACCGAAAGGCTTTGCAGCACATGATACGGTGCTTCAGCAGAGCTTCTCACTTGACGAACTTTCCAGCGGTACGAAGGTACAACTGCTGTTTGCCGTACGCATGGCGTTTCTGGAAATGCAGGAAGTCTCTTCGGGGTATCGGTTCCCCGTCTTCTTCGATGAGCTGATGGCAAACAGTGACGATGAGCGTTCGCTGGCGATAGCCAGGTCAATTGCCGAGATTTCACGAAACCGGCAGGTTTTCTACTGTACAGCTCAGGCCGATGAGGTGGACAAGCTCACCAAAGAGGCGGGAGATCTGGTCCATGTCATTGATCTTGAGGATGCGAAACAAGGATATGCGCTTCAGCGCCACCCCTTCATTGCTCCCAAGAGTACCCTGCAAAGCCTCCCTCCTTTCAGCGACGATTACAACCAGTACGCAAAGGCATGCTCCGTGGCGAGTCCTGCCCTGCACGGCCCGCTGGGGGAACTGTCCAGTTGGTATCTGTGCACGTCAAGCAAAGAGCTGGAGGCCTTGCTCTCCCGAGGATTGTCCACCTGTGGACAGGCAAAAGAGGTGCATGCACGGTATCAGACGCGGTTCTCTTTGCTTGAGCGTACACAAGAGCTTGCCCGAATCGGCAGGCCGAAGGTGCTGAGTGTTGCCGACTTGGCTGATGAACGATTGAAACTGAACCGCTCGGCAGCCTATTTTGAAGGTTTGCTGGTCTATGTGGATGAAGCGGAAAGGAATGGGAACGACATTCTGAAAGCAATTGATGAGAAGGTTTTGGGCAGGTTCAGCAAAACCGCCCGTGAGGCGCTGGAATCGTTTCTCATTGAACAGGATTTTGCAACCAACGAGAAGCCTCTTTCACCCAAAGGGATTCTCTCCGAGCTTTGTCTGGACAATCCAGAGCTTCGCATCGACAGTGAGGAGCATCTGGTTTGTGCTCGGTATCTGGAGAGCTTGGGTTTGGAGAATTAACATTCCCTTTTTCGGATTTGCATCGTATACTCAGCTTCATGTACCGATCGACCATCAAAGCCTGCTATCTGGGAAGTTTCATTGGGGCCCTGACCTGTAATCTGGCTCCTTTGCTGTATGTGACCTTCATGCTTGAGTTTGGCATTACCTTCGAGCAGGCAGGTCGCCTTACCCTGCTCAATTTCTTCACCCAGATTGTCACCGATCTGGTGTTCAGCCGTCCGGTCGATCGCTGGGGAGTGCGGCCGTTCATCACCCTCGGCCACCTTCTGGCCTTTTTCGGTTTTTTGCTGTTGGCCTTCGCCCCAAGCTTGTTTCCGAACAATACCTATGGTGGGCTGATGGTGGCTACGGTCATCTATTCGATCGGGGGAGGGCTCTTTGAGCTGTTGCTCAGTGCCATCGTTCAGGCGATTCCCAATGACTCGAAGGAGAAGGCAATGAGCCTGTTGCACTCTTTCTATGCATGGGGCTTCATCGTAGTGGTCATCGGCACGACGGTAGGACTGCGCTTCTTCAGCAGGAGCAACTGGATGTATGTGGTTTTGCTCTGGTCAATCCTCCCGTTGCTGAACTTCTTCAATTTCCTTCGTGTTCCCCTTGCCCCTGCCGTGGGGGAGGAGCATAGGACCAAGATCCGGGAGCTGCTCTCCTCCCGCTATTTCCTTTTTGTCCTGTTGGGCATTGCCGTAGGCGGAGCCACCGAGGTAAGCATGTCCCAGTGGACCAGTGCCTTTGTCGAGTCCTCGTTGGGCTTGCCCAAGGAGGTAGGCGATCTTGTGGGACTCTGCCTTTTCGCCCTGCTTTTGG includes:
- a CDS encoding FAD-dependent oxidoreductase gives rise to the protein MIEKLAHMMHEGEQRLYPNRPMITVGMGTCGIGSGADVLYEGFASYIEKHNLPILLRSVGCFGFCSEEPLVMLYLPSHPLVVYSRVESADVPFLADNLNEGRFWRERLLCKISAWDHHLSFHSYGEGLAELKEWNELPFFHSQTKLVLRDAGLIDPDSIEEYFAVGGYRSFASLVGVMSREEVLSVIKDSHLRGRGGAGFPTGLKWELMAKEEADRKFIICNADEGDPGAYMNRNEMESDPHMVIEGMLIGAYATGAKEGIIYVRAEYPLAVQRLKRAIAQAYEHHLLGEHILDSHLSFDLSVVEGAGAFVCGEETALIASLEGKAGRSTAKPPFPSQKGYLGYPTTINNLETWCNIPLVIGKGSNWFQRIGTPKSPGTKVFSLVGKVKHTGLVELALGEKLTTLVYEAGGGSVQSTKRIKAVQSGGPSGGCIPASLFDTPIDYENLTKLGAIMGSGGMVVMDNDNCMVDSARYFLEFTTKESCGKCTPCREGLSQALQILNRITTGEGRMEDLALLSELCTHISDTSLCGLGQSAMNPVATTLHYFQSEYEEHILQKHCEAGTCEEIVSELCSNSCPLGMRIPTYIALLRENRLVEAFTSTLEDNPLPGTLGRICHFHCQMRCRRESLDNPVHQGELHRYLADTLYKMGQEQDVYQDLQRRIPKRTNKRISIVGSGPAGLSAAFYLSRLGHEVIIYEQEKEAGGVLRYGIPDYRLPKDILDKELELFGLLGVKFAFSTKLGRDVRLEDLRSSSDAVILALGSYHHASLELPGSEGTGVVQGTDVLKHLALHEPDTIGKRVVIIGGGNVAIDVARSLWRLDKDVVIAYRREADEMPANRSEIEEAQAEGLTFLFNVAPTEVIRDAQQNVIALRCEHLLPGVYDLSGRRKRGGTSTFEDLACDTIVIAVGERVDGDLLASEGLSVTKGGQLAAQRHSYLTSKANVWAIGDVITGPSTAAEAMGHGKEVANSIDRCLMGQERFASLFSSFTYDKSVAKTLHEGKAIQAEKLELSQRKHSFAEVNKGYSGRQARMEAGRCLRCDIHLEEVLNGQQPSAHNN
- a CDS encoding NADH-dependent [FeFe] hydrogenase, group A6 → MDSNQVHITIDGIELSVAQGTKILEACEQVGIHIPSLCYLKDVSSYGSCGVCVVEVEGARRLVRSCMQSVQNNMVIHTHTPRVLAARKTNVELLLANHEMTCTTCERNLNCELQELAQQMGIREQRFVKTRKQTLPLDLTSLSLVRNPNACILCNRCVEVCKTMQSVSAIQMTKRGLSTKVATFADLGLGNSVCTNCGQCSLVCPTSAITERSSETEVFAALADPDQVVLVQTAPAIRVGLGEAMGMEEGALVTGKMVSALRALGFDRVFDTQFSADLTIMEEGYELIDRIQKGGVLPMITSCSPGWIKFIETFYPEQTDHLSSCKSPQQMFGSIAKTYYAEKMGIDPRTIKVVSIMPCTAKKFEAGRSEMDSSHTYWQHKGVVGEDEHFCDVDYVLTTRELSRMLKRVGINFASLAESDFDDPLGESTGSAVIFGASGGVMEAALRTAYEKLTGTSLEDLEFSALRERKGIREATIQIGDLACKVAVTNTLGNARVLLDQIKEGTSEYAFIEVMTCPDGCIGGGGQSIPSHAEQRQKRIESLYQEDRGKPQRKSHENPSILELYASFLTQPLSERSHHLLHTHYTKRSAWDH
- a CDS encoding DNA repair exonuclease, with protein sequence MKILACSDIHLGRIPLVGEDEQQTGSSSWEAVVQKAIQLEVDALVLCGDVVEQEHAWLSVYEPLLSGLDQLKAAGIKVIAVGGNHDYDVFPRLAQESDAITLLGLGGTWERCDLGPLRIIGWSFPSSHTRTNPLKEFDASLLEGAHLTLGLLHTDAGVQTSVYAPTQSSDFTSSTVGLWMLGHIHKPDRVANSNAYYCGSPFALDKSEMGRHGAWLLKTIADSTWDEPQCITLCPYRYERLSVDISGLRDLEQVRSKVTSSARDYVSTLQEPTNLYLTPVFVGTLSPSVDLSLFFGSFEEREILLFEQQRSKVYLVSQSVDETELEVDLGSLAQGQGPAALLARMLLDEDEMASLAQKYQSLDRESYNSSAFGILERTVLDTDDAIRKSRQAGKKLLKAMLVQTEGGF
- a CDS encoding MFS transporter, whose product is MYRSTIKACYLGSFIGALTCNLAPLLYVTFMLEFGITFEQAGRLTLLNFFTQIVTDLVFSRPVDRWGVRPFITLGHLLAFFGFLLLAFAPSLFPNNTYGGLMVATVIYSIGGGLFELLLSAIVQAIPNDSKEKAMSLLHSFYAWGFIVVVIGTTVGLRFFSRSNWMYVVLLWSILPLLNFFNFLRVPLAPAVGEEHRTKIRELLSSRYFLFVLLGIAVGGATEVSMSQWTSAFVESSLGLPKEVGDLVGLCLFALLLGTTRAIYGAYGDKFPLYKTMLFGSVLCIVCYLVAALSPFPMLSLVACIFSGLGSSLLWPGSVVNGANRFPLAGSSLFAFLAAGGDAGAAFGPWMIGLIADVSPNLVRIAPWLSSLSLQESALRSGMLLGTIFPILMVIFLRKMHRLDETRMAS